From Aedes albopictus strain Foshan chromosome 1, AalbF5, whole genome shotgun sequence, one genomic window encodes:
- the LOC134285072 gene encoding uncharacterized protein LOC134285072 isoform X2, with protein MEAFKFNSIAQKEKQTFAEFETELRTQIQYCEFSCAKCQTPYSDRMQRDRIIIGIQDKKLQLKLLDGRDDPLAKIIETCKIFKAASENKQLLDRKDNLLDVKLVSKKVEADSEVKTVDVVTRNRCYSCGRQFNLNHRRMCPAMNAECYACWETGHYSKCCRKKSTKPQKDNLQSSKPGGKNDKAIHSVKWSDAE; from the exons ATGGAAGCCTTCAAATTTAATTCAATCGCCCAGAAGGAAAAGCAGACATTCGCCGAATTCGAGACGGAGTTGAGAACGCAAATCCAATATTGCGAGTTCAGCTGTGCTAAATGTCAGACACCGTACAGTGATCGGATGCAGCGCGACAGAATTATCATCGGAATCCAGGATAAAAAGTTGCAGCTGAAGCTGTTGGACGGCAGAGACGACCCGCTAGCAAAGATTATTGAAACGTGCAAAATCTTTAAGGCCGCATCGGAAAATAAGCAGCTCTTGGACAGAAAGGATAATCTTCTCGACGTGAAGCTGGTTTCGAAGAAGGTGGAAGCTGATTCGGAAGTGAAAACCGTGGATGTAGTTACACGTAACCGTTGCTACAGTTGTGGAAGGCAATTCAATCTCAACCATCGAAGGATGTGTCCGGCCATGAATGCTGAGTGTTACGCCTGTTGGGAGACTGGCCACTACAGCAAGTGCTGCCGAAAAAAGTCGACGAAACCGCAGAAAGATAACCTACAATCATCGAAGCCGGGCGGAAAGAACGACAAGGCGATACATTCTGTCAAATGGAGCGACGCTG AGTGA
- the LOC134285072 gene encoding uncharacterized protein K02A2.6-like isoform X1 yields MQLVEKSNGKLRICIDPKPLNECIKREHFLIPTQEDLFSSLSGKRVFSVLDLSSGFWQMELDRDSSDLTTFMTPFGRFRWKRVLFGLNNAPEMFQRKMVSIFGDIPGVVVYFDDVLIAGLNEEDHDRALALVIERTRQNNVKFNGDKLQYRQDTVSFMGSIIGDGQLHPLNKDVRAITEMPKPTCVADVTRLLGLLKYLAKYIPNLSKRTSHLRELTHHGAKWEWTNEHDRELKDLLSSISTKPTLAIYDPSKPCVVQTDSSKDGLGCVLLQDHGPVAYASRTLTSCEQKWAQIEKELLAVVFACQRFHHFLYGREFTVQSDHKPLETLVKRDIDDVTPRLQRLFMILLKYPGLSIVYIPGKEVAVADCLSRAPLPEVDEVNEDLQGVVHSLTKNACMSKDNYDLYLQVLASDERYMRIVRYVVDGWPPYHKLDDLSQLFHKFREELHYENGLLFKNHRLVVPTELQSQISKWLHAAHLGIDKTLAKARIQFFWPGMTNDLTELVSSCTICEKFRRNNCKEPLVQGEIPEYPFQQVSTDIYEYGGHDWLVVIDAYSGFICSDKLQDKTMASVCKLFNKFFNCYGYPTVVRSDNVPFNCLETEKYANQNNIKFVFSSPRYPQSNGLAEKAVAIAKNILKRCYEVGEVDQFQYRLLEYNSTPVASMKVSPSQLFFGRQIKTRLPMDESLLIREGIEESVVQRRIEQKRNIQKRYYDRSSKQLPLFSIGDRVLFKKNSKEWHYGQVIRDVNGKSFIVRDNFGSHYRRNRRFMTKTTNNESK; encoded by the coding sequence ATGCAACTCGTTGAGAAGTCGAATGGTAAGTTACGCATTTGTATTGATCCGAAGCCCCTTAATGAGTGCATAAAACGAGAACATTTCTTAATCCCCACTCAAGAAGATCTATTTAGCAGTTTGTCTGGGAAACGCGTCTTCAGTGTTCTTGACTTGAGTAGTGGATTCTGGCAGATGGAGTTAGATCGTGACAGTTCGGATTTGACTACGTTTATGACGCCATTTGGACGGTTCAGGTGGAAGCGTGTGCTATTTGGTTTGAACAATGCACCGGAGATGTTTCAGCGGAAGATGGTGTCGATTTTTGGCGATATTCCCGGTGTCGTGGTGTATTTCGATGATGTCCTCATTGCGGGCTTGAATGAGGAGGATCATGATAGAGCACTAGCTCTAGTTATTGAACGGACTCGACAAAATAACGTCAAATTCAATGGCGACAAGCTTCAGTATCGTCAAGATACGGTGTCGTTTATGGGAAGCATTATCGGTGATGGTCAACTGCACCCGTTGAATAAGGATGTTCGAGCGATTACTGAAATGCCGAAACCTACCTGTGTGGCGGATGTCACCCGGTTGTTGGGTCTCTTGAAATATCTAGCAAAATACATTCCTAATCTGTCCAAACGTACGAGTCATTTGCGCGAATTGACCCATCATGGTGCGAAATGGGAATGGACTAACGAGCATGATAGGGAATTGAAAGACCTGCTATCATCTATCAGTACCAAGCCGACTCTAGCGATTTATGATCCAAGTAAACCTTGTGTTGTTCAGACAGACAGTTCTAAGGATGGGCTGGGATGTGTCTTATTGCAGGATCACGGTCCAGTGGCTTATGCGTCTCGAACTTTGACTAGCTGTGAGCAAAAGTGGGCTCAAATTGAGAAAGAGCTGCTAGCTGTAGTGTTTGCATGTCAACGCTTCCATCATTTTTTGTATGGTCGAGAATTCACAGTTCAATCGGACCATAAACCTCTTGAGACTCTTGTGAAACGAGATATCGATGACGTCACACCCCGTCTGCAGCGGTTGTTCATGATTCTTCTAAAGTACCCTGGGCTTTCTATTGTGTACATACCCGGAAAAGAGGTGGCTGTTGCTGATTGTCTTTCACGTGCCCCATTGCCAGAGGTTGATGAAGTAAATGAGGATCTTCAGGGTGTTGTGCATTCATTGACTAAGAACGCCTGTATGTCGAAGGATAATTATGATCTGTACTTGCAAGTCCTTGCTTCGGACGAGCGTTACATGCGCATAGTGAGGTACGTTGTTGATGGCTGGCCTCCATATCACAAACTCGATGATCTTAGTCAACTTTTCCACAAGTTTCGCGAGGAACTTCATTACGAAAACGGGCTGCTGTTCAAAAATCATCGTTTAGTCGTACCAACTGAATTGCAATCCCAGATTTCTAAATGGTTACATGCAGCACATTTGGGAATTGACAAGACTCTCGCTAAGGCAAGAATTCAGTTTTTCTGGCCTGGAATGACTAACGATTTGACAGAGCTGGTTAGTTCCTGTACAATTTGTGAAAAGTTTCGTCGGAACAATTGCAAGGAACCGCTGGTGCAGGGGGAAATTCCAGAATATCCTTTTCAACAGGTTTCCACCGATATCTACGAATATGGTGGCCATGACTGGCTAGTTGTGATTGATGCTTATTCGGGGTTCATTTGTTCCGATAAACTGCAGGATAAAACCATGGCGAGCGTATGTAAGTTATTCAACAAGTTTTTTAACTGCTACGGATACCCTACTGTTGTACGAAGTGATAACGTCCCATTCAATTGTCTCGAAACAGAAAAGTATGCAAACCAGAATAATATCAAGTTTGTGTTCTCTAGTCCTCGTTATCCCCAAAGTAACGGACTTGCTGAGAAGGCAGTGGCAATAGCCAAAAACATACTAAAGCGTTGCTATGAAGTTGGGGAAGTTGATCAATTTCAGTATCGATTATTAGAATACAACTCCACTCCGGTCGCTAGCATGAAGGTTTCACCCAGTCAGCTGTTTTTTGGACGCCAAATCAAGACACGTTTACCAATGGATGAATCGCTTTTGATTCGAGAAGGAATCGAAGAAAGTGTTGTTCAACGAAGAATTGAACAGAAGCGAAACATCCAAAAAAGGTATTATGATCGTTCCTCTAAGCAACTTCCATTGTTCAGCATTGGGGATCGCGTTCTTTTCAAGAAAAACTCTAAGGAATGGCACTATGGGCAGGTCATTCGTGATGTTAACGGTAAGTCGTTCATAGTGCGGGATAACTTTGGGAGCCATTATCGTCGTAATCGCAGATTTATGACTAAAACTACGAACAATGAAAGTAAATAG